A region of the Melanotaenia boesemani isolate fMelBoe1 chromosome 6, fMelBoe1.pri, whole genome shotgun sequence genome:
GTTATATGAACTGGAAATagactaaatgaaaaataaccaAACTACAAATTACAAATTCAGTCCTTCAGTGAAATGGACTAACACCAGCGTTACATCTCTTCCACTGCTGTGAGGCTACAGCTCAGCTCAGTTTGGGTCATCTGTGCAAATCACACAACCCCTTAAAATTTACCACCTTTAACATTGTTGAGACACTTTGATGAATTTGAGCCAGCCTGACAGAGAAGTGTCAGCtgcatgcagaaaaataaattatttacaaccCCTACATTTTACTTCAAAGAGCTGGCAAACCACTCAACCTCAGATTTGGTGAGAGGGGGTCGGAGGAGGAGTTGCTAGTCTCTAGGCAACCTCTATGTCACCAGCCTCGACATGTCAGAATCAGCTACTTACCTCTGGAGGCTGCAGGAAAAACAGGTACACGGTCACATTTAAATGCCCCCAGAATTCacttaaaaaacttaaaatgtttcATGGGCATCACTAAACTGCGTGGACAGAAAAGAGTTATCTGATTACAGACTCTAAAGAAAGAGCATTTTATGAGGGGAAGTTAAAAGGACAGAGACGGAAGAGAAGTGTCCAATAAGACCACGTGACAAGAGGAGACACATGGTGACTGTTCAGCTAGAAAATCAGGAAGTTCGGTTTGAGCAACATGTGCACTGTATGAACCCTGCCCTGAGGGAGATGCTGTTTATTTACCCAAGGTTAACACAAAGCATGGCAAACACACCCCCAAACAAAGTCCCTTGTTAAAGCAAGGCGAGCTCAAACATGTGCCCTCTTCAGGTGAAATTCCCACACATGCATAAATGTTCCCCTTGATGATAATAAATCACTCATCCTTCCTTCTAAGAGactcaacttttcttttaattctctATCTTTAAATACACATTACAGTATTGAGATGAAACGAAAAGAACTGCTTAGTTTAGTCATTCTGtgacaaaatgacaaaaccCTTTTGCATCATCTAAATGTTCTTACACCATTCATTCACACCAAAATCTACCAACACTAGAGCTGAAGGCATCAGTATCACAATGAGCAGAGATGAGACATAAATCTTTTATCTTCCCTTCTTGGCTCCACACAGATATCGAGGTGTCGCTGCTAGCCTATTTGATCAGGTTGTATGCGGattctgtgtgtgtatgcgcgTGTGTGAAGACCTGGCCATGCGTGACAACAGCAAATGACCACCAATCCGTCACTGGCGCTGAGGCCAGAGATTAACACGAGCTCAGGCTTGGCACCAGCTGGACCAGAGCCTGGAAAGAGAAAACTAGACAGTACTTGTGCAGTAGATGTACACAACTTGGACTAGAGAGAGGAATGTAAGGTAAATTGTATTTAGGTTTACAGAATAGTTTTCAATGGAATTATATAAGTGCTATGGGAAAATCCAGGAAAGAAATCCCCTACAgctaaacctttaaaaaaaatccccctaGCTAGATTCTAATAGCAAACTCAAAAGATCCTTACATTTTCTCACCCTCCTTTTTATCGTTTTGTCTCTTTCACTTTGCCTGTTTATGACTGTGGCTTTTGGTGTCTGACTTATATAGAAAGAATGGCAAGCCACCACAAGACACAGAGTTGTGTTGAGCAGTTGCTGTGGGTGGGCTGAAAACAAGAgagcaagaaaaacagaagtaaCTGTAGACATCTGAAGAGTGTCCCACCCATCTTAGCCTGCGTCTAGACTGACCTCTGATAGGCAGGCGGCAGTCATAACAAGGGATTGGGAAAGCATACAGGGGTGTTTGGTGTTGTTAGCCATTTGTTGTTACTATCAAGGTACAAAACCTCTGCATTTAGTTGGGGCAAAACAAGAAGCTCGCAGTGCAGCTTACAATTATGAGATATATGAGGAGACAGAGTTCTGACTGTGTGCCAGCAAGCCCCATGTGCCACACACTAGAAGATCATCTCAGCAGATTGGCAGTGAGTAAAGGACCTGCAACCGTCACCAAACCCAGTGCCAAGAGTGCTGGCCTAATTTTGAGCCATTCTCTGGTCACAGTCAAGCCAAGGAAatctacacatacacacaagcaccttaAGTTACTCtttggtatttaaaaaaaaaacctttgcatTTAGGGAAATATATTTCAGTTTGGCTCATCAGTGGTGCTGCATTTCACGCTGAACAAGTCAGTTATCGACAAAAGTTGACAAATTAGCCGTGGGGCTAGCTTTAAGAGCCAAGCTGACTTAACAATGAGCAATCAGCCAACATTATTTTAACACTACTCCCCCCCCATGTTGCTCATGATACTGCTGAAGATGCCTTTGTTGACTGTGTAAAACGCTAACTGCGGTGATGACATTCCCAACATGACCTCAATCAAGCATTTTCACAGCCTGGAGGCTCAAAACAATTCAACAAACTCTGCCTCTGCTGAGAATCCCATTAAACTCATTTCATAATGAATGCAATTATATTAGGAGAGGATGGTTTTACGCCTCCAACTGGCAGTGGCACAGACTAGTGAGGGGGTGTTTTGAAATAGTCTAAGTCATTTGTTAAGTCATTTTCTTTAACTATCCCCTGTATAAGCTGTGAAAAGGCAGTACAGTCTTTATACCAGGGTTTAAGGTCAAAGTCAGCTAAATCCCATCAAGGtgagctttattattattatcattattacctCTCCCATCTACTTTACTCTTTATTTACAAGATGTGAATTACAGTTTGGGGTGTGATGTGAAACAAGTGTTGATCAAATGTAATTGAAACCATTACCATTCCAGCAACCATTTTTACCACCTACAGTGTTATGTAAATGGCATTGCTCAGCTAATACCTGAGCAAGAGTAAATCCAATTTGGATATTGCTACCTGACACGTCAGATTTGACGTACAGTAGTAAACAATGAAGCTCCCATTTTGCTAATGAGcagagaaaatgtaataattacaACATGTCACTTACATTATTAGTAGAAGCAATAACTAATAAGTGATGATGATGGGAAAGTGGAAACCCAACAGATTTGAAGGACATGTACCTTTCTTAAAGCATAAATATTACATCTGTTTGAGCATTCCCATCCAACTTAAAGAACAGTGAGCTTTCCCTTCACCCACAGGTTAACCTAAGCACTTAGCTAGCTCTTCACTGCCTAAGGGAAGAGCTATGCAATGAATGGAAAAGCAGGCCACACATCTATTCAGGCCGTTTTTTATTGATCCTCAAAACCCCCTTTCACAAAGACCATCCCCCCATCTTGACCACAAAAAGGGGGACAATATAAacaaccaataaataaaaatctgcgTGATTAAGGCGGTTCTACATCTCCAATAGGACACAACAGTGTGGACATGTTGGAGTTATACAGCTTcatacagtacaagcagtaattttttttttgagaacaTCACATCTAAAAAAAAGGCAGCACTTTTACAAAAGTGAACCATTTTTAAAGTCTGGATGACACTCTCATTCAGATGAGACAACACTGTAATTTCatgattgaaaaagaaaaaaacaaaatgtaaattcatTCAGACGACAACGTCATCTAAGCTTATTTCAATACCAAGCCAAACAAAATTGGAAGGGGGGGTTTAGTCATGAGCAGAGAACTTAATGTAATATTTCCCAAACCTACTCTCAGGAAAAATATCATAGGAACCACTTGGATCCCAAAACAGAGAAGGTGGTTGATCTTTATATCAATTTTCTCAggtaggaataaataaatacaccttTTTACTGGTAAACTGTTATGGAGTCCAGACTTAGAGGCTACATAGTGTCATAGAATTGTTCAGAGTGGCTTTTAAGAATTTCAGCATTTCTTTATTACATTCGTGTCCAGGAAATATGAGAAGAAGAGCTGGGCTTTAAAGCCACCCAGCCTCGGGCCACTAGCAAACACATGAGACTCAAACATTGTGTGTTCGCTGTAGATACCCGGAGTTCTCTAATGTGCACCCTGCGCCACGTCTTCAGTTTAGTTGTACAGGTCTGTGCTcatgaaatgaaaactgaagAAATTAGGTCTCTTCATCCATCCTGGACATTTCTCTCTCATCTCCTTTTGTGCCCCTTTAAAAATAAGGTCATTTCAGCAACTAACAGTACTGGGCTGCTGTTTGCTAACAAAgtctgaaataaaatcaaactcaTTCTGGCCCAGGAAGAGTTCTGGCAACTCCTGGACACGGTCCAAGCCCAATTCCATGACCAGCGACGTCAGGACATCCTCATCAATCATATCCGCATCCATGCCATTCAGGGCCAGTGTGGGTCCGGCCATGTGCTGCATGCTAGCCAGCTGAGCTGGGTTCATGCGGTATTGGGTTGTGGGTCCCATGTGGTTCCCACCCATTGGACCCAGTGGGTGTCCGTGGTACTGGGTGTTGAGTTTCTGCAGATGCATGCTGGCCATAAGCTGCTGGGATGTTAACCCTCCATTCATGaactgctgttgctgctgctgctgctgctgctgctgctgctgctgctgttggtgcTGTTGGTGCTGGGCCTGCTGCTGGTGCTGTTGTGGATgcatgtgatgctgctgctgagggtgatgttgctgctgttgtGGCTGGCCGTTAAACATCATATTACCAGAGGTCATTTGATGGTGACCCATCTGAGCCCCGTTCAGCTGTCCATTCATGGGCCCACCCACCATGCCTTGCCTCTGCCTCATGGCGGTCTCCATGTTGGCCTGTGCACCTCCATAGTGCATCATCTGGCCATTGGGCAGCGCCCGCATTCCCTGCTGGTTGGCATGCTGCTGGTGACCTGCCTGCAGGCCCCCATTCATGCCCATCCTGTAACTGTGGAGACTGGCGCCTGCTGAGTTGTGATTCATGGGCATCATCAGATGATCTGCCATGTCTCCTGTGTATGTGCAGAGAGGAGACGCTGTTAGGACAATGTGAGGGGCAGACAAGGCGTTTGGCAGCAGTGAAGAAGAGTTATAGCAGGGTTACTACTCATATAacattcaatattttatttaattgttcatTTAAGCTTATATGGCACATTTGAAGCcgaacattttatttacagttgttGTTTAAACAAAATTTCACGCAGTGAAttcgttttttaaaaaagacttcTCTGCGCTTTcattaaaaggacaaaaaaaatcaagtttctTTGTAATGTTACAATCCTACCTCAAGTTAAACCATCGCATTCGCTTCCGgaacaaaacatttacaaggTTATTTTGCCTGCTGGCGAATACTAAAAACCTCACTGGTGTGTTTAGTCTTCCAAAAACCTCCCCGCTTTGTGCCAATGCAAGAACGCCCAGGTTGAAATTGCAGGTTAACATACATTGTTTGGGTACATTTTTCAGCTCATTAATTCATGCACGACGAGATCGACTAAACCAGAGAAAAAATGCACGCATCTCGTAATGAACTGCTAAAAATTCCAACGATGTTGGGTGACACCTGAGATAGAAATATATTACAGTTTTCGCACGTAAGGTTGCAACAAAGAACACTGACATCATGCAACATCTTCCCAACAGCTGAATCACCACATTTTTAACAAGGCACCTAACACAGGGTTCTGCTCCCTCCCCCCCCCCGACTACactgaaaaatgcatttaaatgtttgtacTGGATAATTATCCCCCCCAACATTGTAGCGCTATATTATCCACCTTGTTAATCTCGACTTTGAAACAGGGAACGCAAACaatggagcagcagcaggagcccCCGAGACCACCACAGAGCGAAACCCCAATTTCTCCAGCAAATAATTCCGATTTTGAAAAAGATCGCTCACCCGTATCCGCTTCGTTTTTACAAAGTTGCGCGACTTTGCTCTTGCTCCGtctttttaaaccagttttcctCTGCGAGGCGAAGCTCCTCTGAATTACAGTGTGTATTCCTCTGGGTTACGCTTCATGCTCAAGCGGGGACGGTGCGCACAAAGACTGCCGCATCAGATCTTGAAACGACTGCCTATTTTCTGGGTCAACTCAGGGATTATGTACATCTACAAAGCTCAGAGGAAGGCAGTCAGGGAGAGGTGGAGCCTCGGTCCTGCCTCTTCTTTGTTCCTATTGGCCCTACTTAATATAATTGTGCATGGGCGTAGAGAAAAAAGGGCCGTTGGAGAGTTGTGACACAGAAGCCAGTTTAAATACCATCCTCCCCActgtgtcttttaaaaaaatgattgctTGTATACATAAGTTACCGCTGCTgtttttagatagatagatagatagatagatagatagatagatagatagatagatagatagatagatagatagatagatagatagatagataaatagatagatagatagatagatagatagatagatagatagatagatagatagatagatagatttatgCAAGTATACATTCATGCATTCTATTCTGTCAGTGTAATATTGATATAAGAAATGTATGTTACTAACTTGTCTGCACCCATGTATGgcacgtgtgtgtgttgtgagaTTGGTATGTGTGCTTCATTTCCAAGATCACTGAGATCACTGTTGGTACATGTGACCCACCAGTCTgctgtgtgttggtctgggtgAGTCAGTAGAGGGAGGGCAAAGGAATGTAGACT
Encoded here:
- the cited4b gene encoding cbp/p300-interacting transactivator 4b, which encodes MADHLMMPMNHNSAGASLHSYRMGMNGGLQAGHQQHANQQGMRALPNGQMMHYGGAQANMETAMRQRQGMVGGPMNGQLNGAQMGHHQMTSGNMMFNGQPQQQQHHPQQQHHMHPQQHQQQAQHQQHQQQQQQQQQQQQQQQQFMNGGLTSQQLMASMHLQKLNTQYHGHPLGPMGGNHMGPTTQYRMNPAQLASMQHMAGPTLALNGMDADMIDEDVLTSLVMELGLDRVQELPELFLGQNEFDFISDFVSKQQPSTVSC